GACACCAAATTAAACTTGAAGAAGCTGCATTTACCTCCGAAGTGGTCTAGCAACCAAATTAACATTCGCACCACTGCCACATTCACTGCTTTCTCCACCACCACTACCAATCTTAGAATTACAAGAATTCCCCATGATTACTTCAATCTGCTTCAACCAATGCCAACTACTGCTGCCACTAGTATTAATCCTTTGCAACTCCActttatatcttttctttaaattatcaattttattcttacaCTGCTCCACacttttcttattacaattgcCGTTATACCCTCCTCCTCTCTCGCTCACCGCCTCAGCCACCTCCTCCCAATCTCTCCCTCTTAAATTCCCTCTATTTAGCTCTTTATACTTCTCCTTATATGCCTCTAACAGACACGATATAGCCGTGTCGCTCCATTCCTCGCGGTCCTTCCGGTAATCGGCGCGGTACTCCACGGCACCGGAGACGGTTGCTTTATTATTGATGTTTGGTTCTGATTCTCCAGTTCCTCCGTTAGGTTTTTGCTTCTTGATGTTGCTGTTGTTGTAGTGGTGGTGGTTGCTGCGGTGTCGTTTCGAGGACGATGTCGTTTTGACGCCAGATCCGGATTTTTCGGAATCTTCGTAGGGAGCATAATAGTCTCCCCCGCTGATAGACTCGCAGTCACGGAGGCGCGTAGGCGCGTGAGTGGGAGGCGCGTGGGGATCGGTGAGTAGAGGGAAATCGGTGGCCATGAGAGAGGAGAAAAGGGGGGGAATTAGgataagagagagaaagagacaCGGCGTTAGGGTTGACGGAGTGAAGAGAGACGGAAATGAGGGGAACCGGTGACGGAGTGAGTAAAGGGAATGACCATAACGGATCCGTTTAAACAGAGGCGTCACTGGTTACAGTTTTCTGCTACAGATCGTTAAGAACTAAAGAACAAAACCACTTATGGAAAAGGTCGGGGTTTATTTACAACTGACACCCTCAGCTGGGCCTATCATACTCATTACtccaacttctttttttttatttttgtaacaaaaacaaataaaatattaatttcaaaccatttgaaaattcatctcacgttttaatttattcaaattcattaaaaaaaatatatcaaacttACATCATTTTAAATactgatatatttttattgagataaaattatataataatatatcaaattagcttggctcctttaTATCGTAggtatcattttattatttagatcTTTATATCGTaggtattattttattatttagaaattaacagaaagaaagaaaaaggtaaaaagaaaaaaaaaagattgaatttcatcttttttttaaaaaagaagctTTATAAATGTTGACCCTCTTTTGTTagatttattatctttttatatttgaaatctAAGAAAGGACCGACTCACaaacacaattaattttacactaaatatatttaattatcactCTTTCAAGCACCCTTTTACTCTCTTTAATCATTCTTGTTTGCATTTTTTAACCTTTAATCTTTAACTTTTTGtgcaaaattataatattttttaaaagtttaattattaataaaattttaaaataaatatttatgcttttaatttatttttagatttcgataataatttctaaaatattacaaCGAGACAAATGACGTGACAAGTCAATTTTgcttattaacataaaaattagtgagttaataaaagatttattgcATTTAAATGCACATgcatgaaatttttaatagtcATATTATCAAgtttatgataaataatttttactagtatgacttattatttttttataagcaCAATCAACTTCAAAAATTatcattgaaaaatatttttgaaaataaatcaaaaaaataagtatttattttaaaattttaaattaattagataaaattataaaaaagtataaaatttaagattttatttgtaattaaatcttttaaaaattatatagtcCATTCTATTATTAACATAAATgctcaaattaattttaaatataatattgtatttggttgaaatcaataaaagaattcatttcatttaaaagaaagacataagagaaaaaatgaaataaaaaaaataaaattaaaagagatattttggCATTATAGATTGTATTAGCAAATTAATGTAAAATTCATTTAGAAATTTGAATTATcttgttagaatttagtttaactaTAACTAATTTTCTATACCCTTCTTTCTAAGATAAATGGTTAATTTGGCCCCTAAACTTGGATGCAATGAgcaatttatctttttcttttgacacaTCTATATATGAATAAGGTCTTGAACATACTTTCTATTTTCCACATGGtcttttctccattttttaaagcatttctct
The nucleotide sequence above comes from Ricinus communis isolate WT05 ecotype wild-type chromosome 6, ASM1957865v1, whole genome shotgun sequence. Encoded proteins:
- the LOC8263586 gene encoding uncharacterized protein LOC8263586 isoform X2, with amino-acid sequence MATDFPLLTDPHAPPTHAPTRLRDCESISGGDYYAPYEDSEKSGSGVKTTSSSKRHRSNHHHYNNSNIKKQKPNGGTGESEPNINNKATVSGAVEYRADYRKDREEWSDTAISCLLEAYKEKYKELNRGNLRGRDWEEVAEAVSERGGGYNGNCNKKSVEQCKNKIDNLKKRYKVELQRINTSGSSSWHWLKQIEVIMGNSCNSKIGSGGGESSECGSGANVNLVARPLRRYSPGNVVFASNLKAKSVPNLKWRRVVFKISGAALAANCQNIDPKVAMQIAREVATACHLGLEIAIVVGGGNFFCGDSWISATGLDRPMAYQIGMMATVMNSILLQSALEKLGVQTRVQSAIAMPDLVEPYSRQRAIRHLEKGRVVIFGGVGAGSGNPLFTTDTAAALRASERKWFPGGLPSWTRWQSHTVKRMEFLLQSSICLSLGIFLGHYVEIKLAP